The DNA sequence CTTTACTAAGGAATCATCATCATATGAAGGGTAAAAGTCTTAAGAAAAGTATTTCTCACCCCAGCTTTTCAGTGTTAAATCCTCCATGATACCCAATTCACAGCGCAAGCTACTAGGGGGAAGAGCAAAGCAATTAATTCCTGTTTTAAAAGGCAAGCAACTCCCCCCACACTGACATTAAAGGAAATCCTAGAACACAAAATACCTGAATTTTGgaattgtaaaaaaatatatatatccaCACAAACATAAAATTGGTTATtcctgttggggttttttctgaaGGCATGATTTGAAGGCAACcagactgatttatttttcataaataataattCGAGGAGATAAAACTCTACTGGGTGAAAATATTGGGCTGAATTCTGTTCCCCCAAATTCCCACTGAGGTTAACGATCATTGCAGGTGCATAAGGGAAGCCAAATCATGTGCAAGGccaaagcattattttttttttttttttcttacaatcAAGTTGTAAACCCCACACAGTATATGGGGCTTGAAGTGGACATCTTAACACAGATACAGCAGCGTAAGCATGCCACAAACGTACAATCTCatagaataaaattaatatcaAATATAAAGCATTTGAACCAAATCAAGCCTTAAATGcgataaattatttccttcaaagGAAACTTACCTAGGCTCAATAAGGTCTTTGctagcagcattttttttttttttttttaaataaagaaatcaaaaatgccaaaatatcTACAGTTTTATGAGGAGGAGTTGAATAGTTAAGGAGAAACTTCCCACTGTTATGGGGTATGAAAAATATACTAGCAATTAATATGcaatacatatatgtataccCATACTTAcaaatataaacacacacatagaACCTGAACAGTTCGTGTTAACCAAGGGAAAGGCTAAATAATACAAAGTGATTACTAAGTACAGGTacactttaaaaacacagagacaGCGAATTTTATCTgttgcaaaaatgtatttgattaCTCGAGTAAAATTACAGTATCTCTGCTGTTAGTAAGTATTAAATGTTAAAGAAACTGGAcctcttttcctttcaactttCCGAGAAAGTGCATGTAACAGTCCCAggttccccctgccccccccccaatacctaatacaaaataaacaaacactaTACTTGTTCCCTTGGTCAAGGAGTAGGGCTTGGTCTTGTAAGGAACATATGtacattttaatgaaagtgATGTCTTATTGTATATACAGGAGCATCTACAGTCGTCCACGGAAGTTGTTCAAGATGCCATACGTAGCAGCATTGTGAAAGTCCAGCACATTTTCTAGAATGAATATACCTACAAGGCAAAATGTTACGTCTCAGTTTCAACTACCAAAACAACACTTCAGTATCTTCTCTAATAATCTGCGTGCTTATTACTGTACAGAAATGTATTAACATTTAAGACGACTCAAGTAAAAAGCACAATACAAATAACAGTTCAAAACGGAAAATGTTAAACCTacaaaaattaaagcagttttaattttataataaaaatcaaaaactGAGCTGCGTAAAGGACCCCCACTGTTCAGTCTGTATTCTTTCAGTCCTTTTCTTAAGTCTGtttggaaaaattaaacaatGTGTTTGCTGATAAAATTTCCAGCAGGATCAAAGTGTACATTTATATACAGACTTTTATTAGAGACCTAATGCATCACTGAGGCATCGCATCAATACCAGAGTTCATGTTAAACTGGATATAGAAAATAAGTTAATGCCAGAATAAGATCACCTAGCAGAACAGACTTGCAACTGCCATAAATGTTACAGCAAGTTTACAGCACTCTAGTCGATTAGTATTTAGTTCAAAATACAGGAGACCAAAGTTAATGCTTGCATTTGTTTGCAAAGCAGGATTATATCACTAATAAATAAGCTCTCTTAGAACTCTAGAAGTAGAACACGGTACAAAAGAACGTCTTTGTAATGTTGTAGCCTGCAGCTTGAAAAAAGCAACCCTAGGTTGCACTATTTGCAGGAATGTTATTtagggagggttttttttctaatttgttaCGATTTCTTTGTTGTCTTCCACGAAACGCGTAAAACGGAAGTTTGTCCCATTTTCATTGCTTGCCATTTTCTCCAGACCAGCTAGAGGTGCGTTGGGTTCTGAATTCTGGAGCTTCTCCAGGCTTCCCGTCAAGCCGCTGATGGGAGAGCTGCCTCCGTTGCCCAGGCCCCCCGGCGCCGGAGGGATGCCGCCGTTCTGGATGACGGAGATCTCGTTGGTCTTCATGGCCAAGCCACTGGAGAGTGCTGCTGCGTACTGGTTCCAGAAGCTGGAGGGGTCTCCATTCCCTGACCGCGCAGCCAAATCCTTCTGAAACATTTCTGGGAACTTGACGGGGTTGCCTCCTAGAAACGTCATGGGGCCATCCACGGAAAGTCGCCTGCCTCGTCTCGCAGGAGTACTGTTCCACATGTGAGTGCCCATGTGAacctggaaagaaagaaagggagaaacaaacaaacaaaagagaggGGTTGACAGGGATTTCAAACTTATTTTGATCACAAAGAAGGCAGCAGGCCGCAGGCGTCCAGTCTCGTTACATAATGAACGGCACTACAGGTAGCGGATGGAGGGCTCCATTTCCCATCtggaataataaataaatttcttctGGATTAGCCCATCACCATTACCCAGAATACCCTGGTTTTCTGCCGAACAATGCATTGCTTGTTACTCTTTGTTTTATTACATGTATTTAGTTTATAATGACTTCACGTTACTCCATCTACTGCAGATAGCTGCTTTCGGGGCTGGAATTGCTATGTCCACTTCCATTGCAATGGTAAGTATTGTATTTGACACTCTTTACCCTGTAAACGTCCTTTGCAGACAGGCAGAAAGTATCCTTTACTGATTGCTCATTGGAGAGCCTCGTGTATAGACAGAATGGCCTGAAAGTAATTATTCATCTCGCATTACTGGCAGCAACCTCTAGAGAAATACTCTGTCAACAGAAAAATGTACACAGTAAAGTGCTCAACCAGTGTTCTCAAACTTAagtatatttgctttttcaaacGCATATCGGTAGGAAATGTTAGTTATATCATCAATTAAAGTAATACCCATTAGTTCCAGAATTCTGTTaatagttttttttaaacactcatCATCTTACACGATAGTTATGAAAAACAGCACATCCGAGAGCCTTTCGCTTCTTAAAGAGGTGTGCGAGTTACGAAACGCATTTCTCTGTTAATTAACACTCCTTACCATCATTTGGCTGTTCCATTTCTCCCTCTACACAGGCAGTCTTTGCTGGCAGATGAATTTTAATTAAGCATCAAAACCAGCTCACGCTCCGGACCGGCTGCCAACGCGAGCGCTCGACAAAAGCCCATCAAGGTCCACCAGAGCTGACTAAACGCACCGTTTGTCACGCCACAGATACCCACAGGTACCACTACTTGCAACGTTAacagatgtcaaaaaaaaaatgaaaaaccccCAGCAAGGAGAAAACGAACCCTAagaacagcaagagggaaaaagtACCTTCAGATTGCCTTTTGTTGTGAACGCTCTTCCACATATAGTGCAGGCAAAAGGTTTCTCACCAGTGTGCGTCCTTTCGTGGATCTGCAGAGCGCTGGAGGAAGAGAACGTTTTCCCACACGTGTTGCAGTAGTGCTGTTTGGGGGTTCTCCTGGGGAGAgcggggagcaggacaggagacGTGGCAGAGGAGGACAGCGGGCCCGAGGCGACGACACCGGAGGGCGCTTCTTtgctgtcctgaggagagcCGTGCACAAAGCCGTTCACCTCAGTCTTTATGAGCGATGACAGCGAATTCGCGGGCATAACCGAAGAGTTCTGATTAGGGCCGATACCGGAATTGGGCTCAAAAAGCTGTGATGGTAGATCTCGCATTTGATGTGTCAACATATGCTGCTTCAAATTACCCTTTGTGGAAAAGCCACGATTGCAAACTGTGCAAATAAATGGTCTCTCTTTGGTATGACTTCTGTAATGAATGTCCAAGGCACTCTGACAAGCAAATGTTTTGCCACAAATGTCGCATGCGGTGTTTTTAAATTTACCTCTGTCTCTGAAAGGAAAGAGCATACTCAGAGACTCTTCTTTAATCATCTTATCAGTGTTACTAGATGTCAAGTCCAAAGCACCACTGTTAGCAGGGGTTGGAGACAAACCGTTGGCAAACTCACTTGGTAAAGCTCTGGCTGGTTTCTCTTCGATACCTGGTGACTTGTGGTAATCGTTAGCGCTGTTGGATGGGGACAAGGCCTGCATGGAAGAGGTAGACTCTGAGACAGCAGGGCTTCCAGCACTTTGGCTTTCCATATCACCACCGACAGACGACGAGTCGTTAGTCAAAACGTCCCCTTCCACTGACCCATTTTCGACCGCCTTCAAGCTTGCCTGAAGTTGTTCGGCAAGTCCTGCGTTGATCATCTTCATCTGATTTTCCAAGGCAGCGATACTCGACATTTccaggggcagaggggaagaCGACAGGCTGTCTTGCGACGCATCCGCAGATTTTGGTGTATCTGGCACGCTGCTGTCAGGACAGTCTTCCATGTTCTCATCTGAGAAGTTGTCTATATCATCAAAATTCTTATCGTCAAAAGATCCCGTATCTGATTCCATTGACTCAGGATAGTTCTCTGTGACCGGGGTGTTGGGGATCTGCCCTCCCATGTGCATTCGGATATGCTGCTGTAGCACAACGGCGTTGGTGAATTTTTTCTGGCAGATCGGGCACGAATGCTGTACCCTCAGCGGGGGCATGGCACGGTGGACACTGTAATGAGTCTTTAAGTTGCCTTTAGTAGTGAAAGCGCGACCAcagattttacatttaaatggCCTCTCACCGGTATGCGTGCGATAATGCATTTTCAGTGCACTCTGGCAACTGAGAACTCGGTGGCAAATGATACACTCGTTCGGATCGGTTGCCTTTTTGTCAATGTTTTCTACCAGTTGCTGCAATTTCGACGTTTCGGATGCTGGCGTTGAATCCAATAGTCCTCCAAACGGAAACTTTGCCTTAAATTGCTCTGACATTAGAGGCATCAGTGGATTTGTAAAAGTGGCGACAGCGCTGGAGCCCGAGTCCCGTGCCGGTGAGCTCACGGAGCCGCTCGCGTTCGTGACGGCGCTTGCGTTTTGAGGGTTTTCCTCCATTTTGCTGTTTGAGGTAGGCAAAGCACCAGCCTCTACCTCATCGGGAAGTCCGTTGGAAAGTTTTGACGTGGGATCGGCTGTTCCCGAGTCACTCTtgacagagcagggagggctcGCGGAAGGATGGCTAATGGGAATCGGCGGGGGCTCCTCAGTTTTGATGAACGGGGTCAAGCTTGGAATTGTTGGTGGGAGCGGCAGGCCAACAGAAGTCGTCAGGGTGGAGAGGACCGGCTTGCTGTCCAGCCAGCTCGTGACAGGTTTCTCCGGCGGTATAGACATCCCATAAGGAATCCCTGTGCTTGTCGGAATATTGTCCAAATGCTCTGGCACCGGGTACGGGTTCATTTGAATGTGAgggtatttttctttgtgaCGCTGAAAGTGGACCTTTAAGTTTCCCTTGGTGGAGAACCTGTTTCCACATATGTTGCATTTAAACGGCCTCTCGCCCGTGTGAGAGCGTAAATGAATCTGCAAGGCACTGTCACTCCCAAACACTTTAGCACAGAACCTGCATTTATGCTTAAAGAACGCCTCATCCGAATTACTTTTCGCTTCAAAAGCAGTTACATTTGGtggcttgctttttctttgctgtgccAAGGCAGTCAAGGAGTTTAAATCCTCTGCAGGTGTTCCAAGAGTGGACAAGGGACTGGAGAACACAGAGTTACCAGGGGTGGGCTGAGGTAGAAGTGGATTAGATGCAGGACTTAATAAACTGCTTATTGCAAAAGCTGGTGAAGATGATGCTGATACTGGTGGGTTGCTGAGCTGTGAGCCACCAATACTTGAAGCCACTTTTTCTGAGGACGGCGTTGTAACTGCTGCTGCCAATATGTTAATATTTGGAGAAGAGCCACTACTGGATGGAATTAGAGTGTTGCCAGGGTTGCTCTGAGGTAGCTGTATAGGGGGGAGCTGTTTCACACCACTGATGCTGGCAGATTGACTAGCGAGGCTTTGTGCTaatccagctgctgcagccagctgctggGATAAATGGGAACTTAACGTGGACAAGGGGTTGGCAGATGTTCGCAAAGCACCTTGAGAAGGGCTCGAAGACGTTGGCATGTCTGCATTTTGGGAAGCCAACAATAATATTTGGTGCCGAATTTGTTCAATCAGTTGCAACTGGtggatctgctgctgctgtagcgCCAAGAGCTGCTCCATCAGGGCCGGCACAGCCAGTTTGCTGCTCGACGCGCCGTTACATCTCGCCTCCTGCGAGAACTGCGCCACCGCCACTTTCGTGCTCTGAAGGTTTTCGATTATTACGTTGCTGTTGATCACGGAAAAGTTGCCTAATGTCGTCAGATCCCCTATGTGAGGTAGAGAGGTTGTTACAGCTGAGGTACCCATTGTGGAGCTGCTACTGCTTGTAACACTATTGTTGACGCTCTTGGAACTGCTACTGCTATTGTGAATGCTGGAAGCCTCCACATCCATGGATCCTTCCCTGTCAAGTTTGTTATGCTCTGAAAGGTCACTGCAGTCTACTTGATCTGTGTTATTAACTGTGTCATTCATCTGTTCATCAGGATTATCAGAAGGGGAACTAGGAGGGAAGGTTTCAGGAGGAGAAGCTGGATTTTCATTCACAATTAAAACTAATTGATTTTTAGTACAATTCTTCTTGTGTTGCAGGAGATCTGATAATTCAAAGAACTCAGCACAGCACCTGCCACAGACATGGGCGTCCTTGTTCTTAGTGGTTCGATTTGCTTGACCCTTTTCTGTGTCTCCTAAAACATCAAAAGATGATGGATTAGGAACCAAacagtaacaggaaaaaaaaaaatctgcaggacattttatttaaaagtactGGTTTTATCTAACATTGTAAAATAGACTAAGATCGTACATGAAAATAGATCAATGCTTCTACTTCACAAAAATAAGtcaaaagcaacatttaaaaCTGTACAAGGGAGTTTTATCGGTCGCTGTGTCTTAGATGATCATTTGCTTCAGATAATccatcaaaatataaaatactatGAACCGAAGGCATTGGAGCATAATGAAATTCCATAGCAAAGTATTGATTTCCAATAATTCATACCGCTTATTGTCTACTTGTCCACCGAGTGCAAATCAGCCATTTGAAGGACTCATTACACTCTCACGTTCCTGTCAACCTTGTTCATTTTCAACCGATTCAAAGATATCTGTGACAGTTGCCCCATCACTAAACTAATTTGTAGTCATTCGAGGTCCCAATCAGTTgttgacaaggaaaaaaaaaaaaaaaaaaagaaaaaagaagtatgtATTACCAAGCTACACACACTGGCAACCCCCTTATTTCTTCCAAGTTGCTACAGAAGGCATAAGCTCTGCACCAGTAAGATGGATTCGTTTTCCAACCAAACTTAATTCCGCTGCAGTTACAGACAAACTGAATAGAAAAATCCCTCCTAAAATGGTAACGCCATAAAATGGTAAAGTGTCGGTGCACTTTAAAGACCACTCTTAATGCCTCGAGCAATGcttctaaaattaaacaaatgtcCTATTTGCCACCAGGCACTTCACCACAATCACTCCTTGCCGGATTCTGATCTGAAAACTCTTGTAGAGATCTGGACAATCACTGGAAATGTCGTGAATTTACACCGGAGTAACAAACACCGGGATCTGGCCTCTTCTCTATAAAGCCAGCAGAAGTTTTACATTTCTGAATAAACATCAAGAAAGATGAGCAGTTAAAAGGAAATGTT is a window from the Caloenas nicobarica isolate bCalNic1 chromosome 9, bCalNic1.hap1, whole genome shotgun sequence genome containing:
- the SALL1 gene encoding sal-like protein 1 isoform X2; the protein is MSRRKQAKPQHFQSDPDLALLSQRNGDTEKGQANRTTKNKDAHVCGRCCAEFFELSDLLQHKKNCTKNQLVLIVNENPASPPETFPPSSPSDNPDEQMNDTVNNTDQVDCSDLSEHNKLDREGSMDVEASSIHNSSSSSKSVNNSVTSSSSSTMGTSAVTTSLPHIGDLTTLGNFSVINSNVIIENLQSTKVAVAQFSQEARCNGASSSKLAVPALMEQLLALQQQQIHQLQLIEQIRHQILLLASQNADMPTSSSPSQGALRTSANPLSTLSSHLSQQLAAAAGLAQSLASQSASISGVKQLPPIQLPQSNPGNTLIPSSSGSSPNINILAAAVTTPSSEKVASSIGGSQLSNPPVSASSSPAFAISSLLSPASNPLLPQPTPGNSVFSSPLSTLGTPAEDLNSLTALAQQRKSKPPNVTAFEAKSNSDEAFFKHKCRFCAKVFGSDSALQIHLRSHTGERPFKCNICGNRFSTKGNLKVHFQRHKEKYPHIQMNPYPVPEHLDNIPTSTGIPYGMSIPPEKPVTSWLDSKPVLSTLTTSVGLPLPPTIPSLTPFIKTEEPPPIPISHPSASPPCSVKSDSGTADPTSKLSNGLPDEVEAGALPTSNSKMEENPQNASAVTNASGSVSSPARDSGSSAVATFTNPLMPLMSEQFKAKFPFGGLLDSTPASETSKLQQLVENIDKKATDPNECIICHRVLSCQSALKMHYRTHTGERPFKCKICGRAFTTKGNLKTHYSVHRAMPPLRVQHSCPICQKKFTNAVVLQQHIRMHMGGQIPNTPVTENYPESMESDTGSFDDKNFDDIDNFSDENMEDCPDSSVPDTPKSADASQDSLSSSPLPLEMSSIAALENQMKMINAGLAEQLQASLKAVENGSVEGDVLTNDSSSVGGDMESQSAGSPAVSESTSSMQALSPSNSANDYHKSPGIEEKPARALPSEFANGLSPTPANSGALDLTSSNTDKMIKEESLSMLFPFRDRGKFKNTACDICGKTFACQSALDIHYRSHTKERPFICTVCNRGFSTKGNLKQHMLTHQMRDLPSQLFEPNSGIGPNQNSSVMPANSLSSLIKTEVNGFVHGSPQDSKEAPSGVVASGPLSSSATSPVLLPALPRRTPKQHYCNTCGKTFSSSSALQIHERTHTGEKPFACTICGRAFTTKGNLKVHMGTHMWNSTPARRGRRLSVDGPMTFLGGNPVKFPEMFQKDLAARSGNGDPSSFWNQYAAALSSGLAMKTNEISVIQNGGIPPAPGGLGNGGSSPISGLTGSLEKLQNSEPNAPLAGLEKMASNENGTNFRFTRFVEDNKEIVTN
- the SALL1 gene encoding sal-like protein 1 isoform X1: MRRASAGGQRGDPAAAGAAGSAGQKRFGRPGDTEKGQANRTTKNKDAHVCGRCCAEFFELSDLLQHKKNCTKNQLVLIVNENPASPPETFPPSSPSDNPDEQMNDTVNNTDQVDCSDLSEHNKLDREGSMDVEASSIHNSSSSSKSVNNSVTSSSSSTMGTSAVTTSLPHIGDLTTLGNFSVINSNVIIENLQSTKVAVAQFSQEARCNGASSSKLAVPALMEQLLALQQQQIHQLQLIEQIRHQILLLASQNADMPTSSSPSQGALRTSANPLSTLSSHLSQQLAAAAGLAQSLASQSASISGVKQLPPIQLPQSNPGNTLIPSSSGSSPNINILAAAVTTPSSEKVASSIGGSQLSNPPVSASSSPAFAISSLLSPASNPLLPQPTPGNSVFSSPLSTLGTPAEDLNSLTALAQQRKSKPPNVTAFEAKSNSDEAFFKHKCRFCAKVFGSDSALQIHLRSHTGERPFKCNICGNRFSTKGNLKVHFQRHKEKYPHIQMNPYPVPEHLDNIPTSTGIPYGMSIPPEKPVTSWLDSKPVLSTLTTSVGLPLPPTIPSLTPFIKTEEPPPIPISHPSASPPCSVKSDSGTADPTSKLSNGLPDEVEAGALPTSNSKMEENPQNASAVTNASGSVSSPARDSGSSAVATFTNPLMPLMSEQFKAKFPFGGLLDSTPASETSKLQQLVENIDKKATDPNECIICHRVLSCQSALKMHYRTHTGERPFKCKICGRAFTTKGNLKTHYSVHRAMPPLRVQHSCPICQKKFTNAVVLQQHIRMHMGGQIPNTPVTENYPESMESDTGSFDDKNFDDIDNFSDENMEDCPDSSVPDTPKSADASQDSLSSSPLPLEMSSIAALENQMKMINAGLAEQLQASLKAVENGSVEGDVLTNDSSSVGGDMESQSAGSPAVSESTSSMQALSPSNSANDYHKSPGIEEKPARALPSEFANGLSPTPANSGALDLTSSNTDKMIKEESLSMLFPFRDRGKFKNTACDICGKTFACQSALDIHYRSHTKERPFICTVCNRGFSTKGNLKQHMLTHQMRDLPSQLFEPNSGIGPNQNSSVMPANSLSSLIKTEVNGFVHGSPQDSKEAPSGVVASGPLSSSATSPVLLPALPRRTPKQHYCNTCGKTFSSSSALQIHERTHTGEKPFACTICGRAFTTKGNLKVHMGTHMWNSTPARRGRRLSVDGPMTFLGGNPVKFPEMFQKDLAARSGNGDPSSFWNQYAAALSSGLAMKTNEISVIQNGGIPPAPGGLGNGGSSPISGLTGSLEKLQNSEPNAPLAGLEKMASNENGTNFRFTRFVEDNKEIVTN